A window of Companilactobacillus allii genomic DNA:
CATTCTATAAAGTTACAGGTGAATTCAATGGGTTCTTCAGGTGAAAAGTTAATAATAGAAGCAATTGCCAAGAACAAGATACGAAGTAAACAACGTAATATAGATCAAACTTACGTTATTTTTGACAAGGATGAACATACTAAACAGCAATTAGAGCGATGTTTAAAATTGGCAAAGCAACATAATATTAAAATAATGTTTTCAAATATCAGTTTTGAAATATGGATTTTGTTACATTTTGAGATGGTAAGTAGAACTTATACAAACGAGGAATTAGTATCTAGATTATCAAGAAAAGAATTTTTTGATTGTGACTATCACAAATTTAAAGGAAATAATTACAGCGGATACTTAATTGACAGAGTTAAGCAGGCCAAGTTAAATGCCGATGAATTATTTCAAAAAAATAACAATTGGTTAAAGGATGAGCCATTTACTAATATTCAAGAATACTTGGCAGAAATATATGGTGTTGATACATTTTAAATATTAAAAAACCCTATATTTCTTAATATTTAATTGAAGATAATGTCGCGAAATAGTACTCTAACTACATAGATATTATAAGGGGGAGTACGAGTATGAATAAAAAATGGGTCGCTTCTACCGCTGTAGCTAGTGTTTTGGCTGCAATTGGTATTTCTTCCAATACGGCACACGTACATGCCGCCGTTACGAGCAATGATGACAATAATGATAACCAAGATCAAGACTCAGTTAGTTCTACTAAGGATGCAAGTGTTGCCAGTGTAATGGACACGCAAGGTGCACCACTTAGTGACGCTACAGCTGATGCTATTGATTCTGCCAATAGTGATCCTAATACCACTGGGACTAGTGTTTTGGAAAGAAGTGCAGCTACTGCTTTAACACAGGCTACTACTACAAGCACTGTAACTAGTGCGCAACAACAGGCCTTTTTGGCAACTGCTGTGCCGATGGCACAAAAGGCTTCTTCAGAATACAAAGTGTATACCTCTGTTATGTTGGCACAAGCTATACTAGAGAGCGGTTGGGGTCAATCTGGCCTTGCCACACAAGCACATAATCTGTTTGGAATCAAAGGAAGTTATAACGGATCATACCTTTCCATGCCAACTTCTGAATGGGACGCGGACAAGGGATGGTATACTATTTATGCCAACTTTGCGAAGTATCCATCATATTATGAATCCTTTGCAGATAATGGCAATAAGTTGCGCAATGGTGTTTCTTGGGATTCATCATTCTATAGTGGAACTTGGAAAGAGAATTGTTCGTCATATAAAGATGCCACGGCATGGCTTCAAGGAAGATATGCTACTGCACCTACATATGCATCTATCTTGAATAATCTTATTGAGACTTATAATCTTACTCAATACGATGGTGATGCATCTACTGGTGGAGCGTCTGATAACAATTCAGGTGATAATACGAATGAACAGATCAATGGTACTGTAACCAAGACAAAAGATGTCGCTACAGTTACTAATAAAAAGAGTGCAATGTTATATCTATATGCTAATCCAGACCAATCAGCTAATCGTGCATTGGGATATGGAACCTCTTGGGCGGTCACTGCTAAAGTTGTAACACCTAGTGGTCAGGTATATTACAAGGTCAGTTCGACTGAGTATGTTAAAGCCGAAGATGTTCAATTGAAGTCTGTTGAATCGACAGTGACTACTAATCCACCGGTGTCTATTTCTGATTCCGCGATTGTGATCAAGAATGCTGGTACTAAAGTTTATAGTTCAGCAGATAAGTCGACAGCGACTGGTCGAGTGCTCCCATATCAGTCAGCATGGATAACTACAAAGTATGTTACTAATAGTAATAATGAGAAATTTTATTTCGTTGGTACAAATTCATATATATCTGCGGACGATGTTGAGTTGAAATCTGAACAAGCAAATGAGGACTATAAGAGTGATGTGATCACCTCTTATCCTGATATTGTTCACGTGACTGCAACACCAAGTGCGAAGGTATATGATGACAAACATCGAGCTCTTGCTATAAGCTTACTCAATAATACTGATTGGAAAATTGACAAAAAGTCAACGCATTCTGATGGTACTATTTGGTATAGAGTAGCTACAGGCCAATGGGTTAGCGCCAATGATGTACAAGTTAAAGGATCAAATTATATCAAGACTGTATCCGGATCTGTAAAGATCAATTACATCCCTGGATACGGTGTAAATGTATACAATAGTCCCGCAGCCAACAACAAATTCACAGGAACTAGGTTGGCTGACGGTACGACTTGGCAAGTTACATCCCAGCAAATAGTCGATGGTCAAACGTGGTACAAAGTATCATCCGGCTGGGTAAATGGAAAATATTGTATTTATACTGCAAATTAGAGGACGCTTATGCGTCTTCTTTTTTTTGTTTTTACGGGAGGAAAAATAGTGTCTTATAAGTTCGATGATATAGTTCTATCGACAAACTTTTTACTTAATGATGGAATTAACCTGATGTATAAGAAAGAAGATTTCACGGTGGACAACGATATTATTGCGTTAATCAATATCAAAGATACAAATGAGGTCGATGGTCAAACAATCGTTATTCACAATGAATACGGGATATTCTTCGTTGATAAGACGACTAAGCAATTGATGAATGAGTTCCACAAGTACAACCGTGTCGGATTCTTAGTTAGCAAGTTTCTGGCTGGCTTCTTCCATTTGAAATACAATATCCCGATGGTAATGGGTTATTCGGCATACATGCCAATGATTGGTGGAAGCCGTAGCTGTGCAGATTGGATCGGTGTACATTGGGTAAAATCTTGCAGACAAGAGGACAAAGTAGCTATATTCAAACTGGAAGTTGGTGGAGTTATCAGCTTGGCATTCCCGATTGGGGATTTGTCGGATCGAGTCCACAATGTTTGTTTCCTGACCGAGAATCACATAGTGGCACTAGAAGAATTCTCAAAATTAGCCAATGGTCGATATGTCCCAAGTGGACACGTTGGATTATTGCGTCCATACCGTAAGTGTAAATGTAAGGTACATGGCAGTGTTCCCAGTAAGTGGAAGGATGTTAATTACAAAATTGATATGTTGGTGCAATATTTGCTGGATATCATCACACATGGTGAATTGGGTAGTGAAGAGTCGATTACCGTGTTCAAGCAGAAAATCTCACGAGAAAAGAGACTTTATTAAAGTCGCCAAGTTAGAGTTTGGATTGTGAATTATCACGGTTCTTTATTTTTGCATCGTAATAGAATCCCCAGTTATCAAACTTTGTATAGCAACTTAGCAACTAACAATATCAAACTTGTCTTGTTATATTGATTCTTGCCATAAGCGCTTATGAGTAATTGATAGAGGTGAGATTATTGGTCACATTGGAGGATGGCTTCAACAAGGCAATTAAGAATGAGAGATTGATCCACGG
This region includes:
- a CDS encoding RloB family protein; its protein translation is MGRRKSRGIPLKKIIAIYCEGESEKSYFDMLNRKYHGANVHSIKLQVNSMGSSGEKLIIEAIAKNKIRSKQRNIDQTYVIFDKDEHTKQQLERCLKLAKQHNIKIMFSNISFEIWILLHFEMVSRTYTNEELVSRLSRKEFFDCDYHKFKGNNYSGYLIDRVKQAKLNADELFQKNNNWLKDEPFTNIQEYLAEIYGVDTF
- a CDS encoding glycoside hydrolase family 73 protein, which encodes MNKKWVASTAVASVLAAIGISSNTAHVHAAVTSNDDNNDNQDQDSVSSTKDASVASVMDTQGAPLSDATADAIDSANSDPNTTGTSVLERSAATALTQATTTSTVTSAQQQAFLATAVPMAQKASSEYKVYTSVMLAQAILESGWGQSGLATQAHNLFGIKGSYNGSYLSMPTSEWDADKGWYTIYANFAKYPSYYESFADNGNKLRNGVSWDSSFYSGTWKENCSSYKDATAWLQGRYATAPTYASILNNLIETYNLTQYDGDASTGGASDNNSGDNTNEQINGTVTKTKDVATVTNKKSAMLYLYANPDQSANRALGYGTSWAVTAKVVTPSGQVYYKVSSTEYVKAEDVQLKSVESTVTTNPPVSISDSAIVIKNAGTKVYSSADKSTATGRVLPYQSAWITTKYVTNSNNEKFYFVGTNSYISADDVELKSEQANEDYKSDVITSYPDIVHVTATPSAKVYDDKHRALAISLLNNTDWKIDKKSTHSDGTIWYRVATGQWVSANDVQVKGSNYIKTVSGSVKINYIPGYGVNVYNSPAANNKFTGTRLADGTTWQVTSQQIVDGQTWYKVSSGWVNGKYCIYTAN